From the genome of Terriglobales bacterium, one region includes:
- a CDS encoding O-methyltransferase: MTKFNQSNYPDAHPITGPEVENYLYAMLPPRDSVLTEMEQKAIERKIPIVGPVIGRLFELLAQISGAETVFELGSAIGYSTIWWARAVGKTGRVHYTDGSAQNAQEARGYFERAGVADQVDVSVGDALEILSEQKEQFDIIFCDIDKEDYPRALRLAKNFVRSGGLFVADNVLWSGRVVYAAGNPEIKTDPQHHTKQIVEFNQMLANSPEWYSVMLPVRDGVTVARRL; encoded by the coding sequence ATGACGAAATTTAATCAGAGCAATTATCCAGATGCGCATCCGATCACTGGCCCTGAGGTGGAAAACTACCTCTACGCCATGCTTCCGCCGCGCGACTCCGTGCTCACGGAAATGGAGCAGAAGGCGATTGAACGCAAGATTCCGATTGTCGGACCTGTAATTGGGCGTCTTTTCGAGTTGCTGGCCCAAATCAGTGGCGCCGAAACAGTGTTTGAGCTTGGTTCGGCGATCGGCTACTCGACCATTTGGTGGGCTCGTGCGGTCGGCAAAACAGGCCGGGTTCATTACACGGACGGCAGCGCGCAGAACGCACAGGAAGCGAGGGGCTACTTCGAACGTGCGGGAGTAGCTGACCAAGTGGATGTTTCCGTCGGTGATGCCCTGGAGATACTTTCGGAGCAGAAGGAACAGTTCGACATCATCTTCTGTGACATCGACAAAGAAGACTATCCTCGGGCCCTTCGGTTGGCGAAGAACTTCGTTCGATCGGGCGGCCTGTTTGTCGCCGATAACGTTCTTTGGAGCGGACGGGTAGTCTATGCGGCTGGCAATCCCGAGATCAAAACAGACCCGCAGCATCACACCAAACAGATCGTGGAATTCAACCAGATGCTGGCAAATTCGCCGGAGTGGTATTCGGTGATGCTGCCAGTTCGGGACGGCGTGACAGTGGCGAGAAGACTGTAG
- a CDS encoding ferritin family protein, producing MDHLQEAFNGESNASHRYKEFAKKADMEGFGQVASLFRAASKAEEFHARNHAEVIRKLGAEPKATIEKPVVKSTRENLQSAMEGEIYERDVMYPPMLELAKKNGHPEAVRTFLYALKTEAEHARLFQDALKHLAKMHNKTTYYVCNVCGYTVQTLNFLKCVVCGHSKADYVPVD from the coding sequence TTGGACCATCTGCAGGAAGCCTTTAACGGCGAAAGCAATGCCAGCCATCGATACAAAGAGTTCGCCAAAAAGGCCGACATGGAAGGATTTGGCCAGGTTGCAAGCCTATTTCGCGCAGCATCGAAAGCCGAGGAATTTCATGCCCGCAACCATGCCGAGGTCATCCGTAAACTAGGTGCGGAGCCCAAAGCTACGATTGAAAAACCAGTCGTGAAATCGACGCGCGAGAACCTGCAATCGGCAATGGAGGGGGAAATCTATGAGCGGGATGTGATGTACCCGCCCATGTTGGAACTGGCGAAAAAGAACGGCCATCCCGAAGCGGTGCGAACGTTTTTATATGCCTTGAAGACGGAAGCGGAACACGCACGACTTTTTCAGGATGCGCTGAAGCATCTGGCCAAGATGCACAACAAGACGACTTACTACGTGTGTAACGTCTGTGGATACACGGTTCAGACGCTGAATTTTCTTAAGTGTGTCGTATGCGGCCACTCCAAGGCCGACTACGTCCCGGTCGATTAA
- a CDS encoding metal-dependent hydrolase gives MQLHGLKLTWLGHATFRIETPKGTTIYVDPWLSQNPMTPESEKDVKKCDVMLCTHGHFDHIGDAVAIAKKHNSKVVGIFELATWMGKKGVKHVSPMNKGGTQKVEDLQVTMVHAIHSCGIQEDDGSIIYGGEACGYVIEFESGLRLYHAGDTAVFGDMAIIRDLYAPEIACLPMGDHFTMSPKEAAYACSLLRPKAVIPMHFGTFPLLKGTPNELRKLVSDMGVEVVDLKPGQTIQ, from the coding sequence ATGCAACTTCATGGACTGAAACTCACCTGGCTTGGGCACGCCACATTCCGGATCGAAACTCCCAAAGGCACAACGATCTACGTTGATCCGTGGCTGTCGCAGAACCCTATGACGCCCGAATCGGAGAAGGATGTTAAGAAGTGCGATGTAATGCTTTGTACCCATGGGCACTTTGACCACATCGGCGACGCCGTCGCGATCGCGAAGAAGCACAACTCGAAGGTAGTCGGAATCTTCGAACTCGCTACGTGGATGGGGAAGAAGGGGGTCAAGCATGTCTCACCGATGAACAAGGGCGGGACCCAGAAGGTGGAGGACCTACAAGTCACAATGGTGCACGCAATTCATTCGTGCGGCATCCAGGAAGACGATGGGTCCATCATTTACGGTGGCGAAGCGTGCGGGTACGTGATCGAATTTGAAAGCGGGCTCCGGCTGTACCACGCGGGTGATACAGCGGTTTTTGGTGACATGGCGATCATTCGTGATCTGTACGCGCCGGAAATCGCCTGCCTGCCGATGGGCGACCACTTCACGATGTCGCCGAAAGAGGCCGCGTATGCCTGCAGTTTGTTGCGCCCGAAAGCGGTGATCCCAATGCATTTTGGAACGTTCCCACTGCTGAAAGGTACGCCGAATGAGCTGCGCAAGCTGGTGTCCGATATGGGAGTGGAAGTTGTTGATCTAAAACCAGGACAGACGATTCAGTAG